The window CCTCGGGGATCCGTGTGATCCGCCCGCTCAACTCGCGCAGCAGCTGCTCCTCGGAGCGGAAGCACCGCCGGTCGAACCACAGGAGCCCGTCGCGCGGTTCCCGGCACTTGACGGCATCCGTCCGGCCGGGCAGCGCAAGGACGTAGGTCTCGTGGTGATAGCCCTGCAGGGGCCCTGTGATCACCTCGGCGGTCCCGGACATCTCCACGGCACGCTGCCCCGTCACCGAAACGGGCTCCGGGCTCATGGGCACCCTCCCCCCACCTCACCGGGCAATGGAGCGTACGCCCGCGGCACGCTCCCGCGCTCAGGACGCGCCGGGTCGGGTGGGGAGTGGGATCGCCGGCTCCGGTTCGCGTGCCGCGTCCCAGAGCGTCTCGAAGAACTCTTGGCGGCGCCTGATCATCATCCGGTCGTGGGCGCCGCCGTCCGGGGACCAGCGGGTCAGCAGGGAGTCGTAACCGATCAGATCCAGGAGACGGCCGTCGGCCGTGTCGGGGCCGGGCTGGGCGGGCGTGCCGGTGGCCCACGGTTCGGGGCGCAGGTCGATCTTGTCGTAGATCCCCTCGTACACCCGGTCGTTGATGAAGTAGAGCTTGAGCGAGGGCGACATGTGCAGCACCCGGAACTCGACGGTCAGCGTCCCCCGCTTGGCGACGGCCATCCGACCTCTCTGATCCTTCAGGCTTCTCTCGTACTCCGCGATCTGGCGCCTCAGCTCCGCGCGGAACGCGGGTGAGTCGGAGACCTTGCCGCCCGCGCCCACCAGGCCCGGGACCTCGATCTGCCGGGTGAAGTCCGGCACCAGGACCCGAATGCTCACTCTGCGCTGCTTGTTCTCGCTCAGCTCCTGGAGAAAGGTCTTCAGCGGGGCGGCGAGCGTCTCCCCCGTGAAGCCCATCGCCGCCAGCCGGACGTCTCTGCCCTCGAGCGCCTCCTTGAACTCGCTCTCCAGCTCCCTCGGCGTGACGACCCTTCCCGAGTTCAGCCTCTGCATCTCGCTGTCCAGGCGCCCGT of the Streptomyces sp. T12 genome contains:
- a CDS encoding ATP/GTP-binding protein; translated protein: MSDTRPSWGGRLAAGWGRLEPVITRLFLFAVFVIGLVAQFVKPVGDALADKVYLGGSLVTVVGYVLYAEVQRLNGRLDSEMQRLNSGRVVTPRELESEFKEALEGRDVRLAAMGFTGETLAAPLKTFLQELSENKQRRVSIRVLVPDFTRQIEVPGLVGAGGKVSDSPAFRAELRRQIAEYERSLKDQRGRMAVAKRGTLTVEFRVLHMSPSLKLYFINDRVYEGIYDKIDLRPEPWATGTPAQPGPDTADGRLLDLIGYDSLLTRWSPDGGAHDRMMIRRRQEFFETLWDAAREPEPAIPLPTRPGAS